From Lolium perenne isolate Kyuss_39 chromosome 5, Kyuss_2.0, whole genome shotgun sequence, a single genomic window includes:
- the LOC127304593 gene encoding uncharacterized protein — protein MGKEALDYVLVPLGLALMVGYHAWLLLRIRRRPTTTVIGVNSINRRIWVRHIMEEPSGKHAVLAVQTIRNNIMASTLLASTAITLSSLIAVLMSGGGGGGLLPGAPLVVGATGEAALSAKFFAILVCFLVAFLLNLQSIRYYSHTSTLVNVPLRAHRLRRPGLAVDYVTGTLNRGSYFWSLGVRAFYFSCPVFLWLFGPIPMFAACTAMVSALYFLDVCEDWEEEHDGGHGVSGDETSGQGKNVGEQQV, from the exons ATGGGGAAGGAGGCGCTGGACTACGTGCTGGTGCCGCTGGGGCTTGCGCTGATGGTGGGGTACCACGCGTGGCTTCTCCTCCGCATCCGGCGCCGCCCGACGACCACTGTCATCGGCGTCAACTCCATCAACCGCCGCATCTGGGTCCGCCACATCATGGAG GAGCCGTCGGGGAAGCACGCGGTTCTGGCGGTGCAGACGATCCGGAACAACATCATGGCGTCGACGCTGCTGGCTTCCACCGCCATCACGCTCAGCTCTCTCATCGCCGTCCTCatgtccggcggcggcgggggcggccTCCTCCCGGGCGCGCCGCTGGTCGTGGGCGCGACGGGGGAGGCGGCGCTGTCGGCCAAGTTCTTCGCCATCCTCGTCTGTTTCCTCGTCGCATTCCTCCTCAACTTGCAGTCCATCCGCTACTACAGCCACACCAGCACCCTCGTCAACGTCCCGCTCCGCGCGCACCGCCTCCGCCGACCGGGCCTCGCCGTCGACTACGTCACCGGCACGCTCAACCGCGGCAGCTACTTCTGGTCGCTCGGCGTGAGGGCCTTCTACTTCTCCTGCCCCGTCTTCCTCTGGCTCTTCGGGCCCATCCCCATGTTCGCCGCATGCACTGCCATGGTCAGCGCGCTCTACTTCCTCGACGTGTGCGAGGATTGGGAAGAGGAACACGATGGTGGGCACGGTGTGAGCGGTGATGAAACCTCGGGACAAGGGAAGAATGTAGGGGAGCAGCAAGTGTAG
- the LOC127299059 gene encoding LOW QUALITY PROTEIN: general transcription and DNA repair factor IIH subunit TFB1-1-like (The sequence of the model RefSeq protein was modified relative to this genomic sequence to represent the inferred CDS: deleted 2 bases in 1 codon; substituted 1 base at 1 genomic stop codon), giving the protein MKLNVDFRTIKGHKFNKVDGSKPTPPLLNLSKDSDKGGGYMFEFDNVGSRDSCRDFVARVLGKHQGIVPPRPNAPPEKSIASTGPDQLSSAEMERRMKLLREDSELQKLHKKFVLGNILQESEFWATRKNLLDDEASKASKQKPGFKSAMLADVRPSADGKTNKVTFSLTTEIIHQIFAEKPAVHRAFLDYVPKKLSEKDFWTKYCRAEYLXLRTKNTLAAKAEAAEDEELAMFLKNDDILAKEAKLKIKRVDPTLDMEADAGDDYIHLADHGILRDGSRETVDADSELARRTLSQDLNRHAAVVLEGRSTDVESTDTKTVAEALARSKKEPPSSSVSEDTSHERSLKVARMTEIEDLQAPRSLPYAPLCIKNPREYFDSQQANALRPLGGSNDGRKARSCSLSTDDAFCHLMDQISLIKDNKLNIPVLQADVALKVLNELNEGISRSRRLNLKNPQDSLLGHLPHRTRDEHMDHWTAIQELLRHFWSSYPITTTVLYNKVQRVKDAMTQIYQKLQDIKESAQPDVRHEISQLVKPMTQALDAAFNHDLEQQQKSSKAGNKPNGF; this is encoded by the exons ATGAAGCTCAATGTCGATTTCCGGACCATCAAAG GCCACAAGTTCAACAAAGTAGATGGGAgcaaaccaacaccaccattATTGAATCTTTCAAAAGATTCTGACAAG GGCGGTGGCTACATGTTTGAGTTTGATAACGTTGGTAGCCGTGACTCATGCCGCGACTTTGTAG CTAGGGTTTTAGGCAAACATCAGGGTATTGTACCTCCTAGACCAAATGCGCCTCCTGAAAAATCAATTGCGTCAACTGGGCCAGATCAGCTCAGTTCTGCTGAAATGGAAAGACGGATGAAATTGCTGCGAGAAGACAG TGAATTACAGAAGTTACATAAGAAGTTTGTTCTTGGCAATATTCTGCAAGAGTCTGAATTTTGGGCTACAAGGAAG AATTTACTTGATGATGAAGCAAGCAAAGCATCAAAACAAAAGCCAGGTTTCAAAAGTGCCATGCTAGCTGATGTTAGGCCATCCGCTGATGGGAAG ACGAATAAGGTTACTTTCAGTCTGACTACTGAGATTATCCATCAG ATTTTTGCAGAAAAGCCAGCCGTGCATCGGGCATTTTTAGATTATGTTCCAAAGAAG TTGTCGGAAAAGGACTTTTGGACAAAATACTGTAGAGCTGAGTATCTA TAGCTTAGGACAAAAAATACTTTAGCGGCGAAAGCTGAGGCTGCTGAAGATGAGGAATTAGCTATGTTCTTGAAAAATGATGATATACTTGCCAAGGAGGCAAAGCTCAAG ATAAAACGAGTAGACCCAACCTTAGACATGGAGGCAGATGCAGGGGATGACTACATCCATCTTGCG GATCATGGGATTCTCCGTGATGGCAGCAGAGAGACAGTTGATGCTGATAGTGAGTTGGCTAGGAGAACACTTTCTCAGGATCTGAATCGGCATGCTGCTGTTGTTCTTGAAGGGAGATCAACAG ATGTCGAATCAACTGATACGAAGACTGTGGCTGAAGCACTTGCAAGGTCCAAGAAGG AACCACCTTCAAGTTCTGTTTCTGAGGATACTAGTCATGAGAGATCGTTAAAGGTGGCCCGCATGACTGAGATAGAGGATTTGCAAGCTCCACGAAGTCTCCCATATGCACCACTTTGTATAAAG AATCCTCGAGAATATTTTGATTCCCAGCAAGCAAATGCTCTGAGACCTTTAGGTGGCAGTAATGATGGAAGAAAGGCCCGCAGCTGCAGCCTGAGTACAGATGACGCATTCTGTCATTTGATGGATCAAATATCTTTGATAAAAGATAATAAATTGAACATTCCAGTTCTTCAGGCAGATGTGGCCCTTAAG GTTCTTAATGAATTGAACGAAGGAATTTCGCGTTCGCGGAGGCTTAATCTGAAGAATCCACAAGAcagtctccttggtcatcttccacACCGTACGCGAGATGAACATATGGAT CATTGGACGGCTATCCAGGAGTTGCTGCGCCATTTTTGGTCATCATACCCTATAACAACCACAGTCCTTTATAATAAG GTTCAAAGGGTGAAGGACGCAATGACACAGATATATCAGAAGTTACAG GATATAAAGGAATCAGCACAGCCTGATGTAAGACATGAAATATCTCAGCTTGTGAAGCCCATGACCCAG GCACTGGATGCTGCCTTCAACCATGATCTCGAGCAGCAGCAGAAGTCTTCAAAGGCTGGGAACAAGCCCAACGGGTTTTGA
- the LOC127303293 gene encoding factor of DNA methylation 1, which translates to MAFAAGSQSRHVAAASLARRACAAARKAEIEASCVYYDYNIYMQFVPRVCPFCPGKKKQDYRYNELLQHAIGVGASNRAAKVKANHQALAKLLKTDHADAAGSLPARQAEALFNPPKPVQDQELYVYPWMGILANVPAEQTEKDGATVMQQLDRFKPSRINAVDSSNGYTGFVVVHFEKDWIGFKDALAFHNYYKSRHLGKMDWNEAGRRGKYIFGWLAKQGDYNSDDPVARFLSERGELKTVSELQLEVSRKTETLITNLTNQISAKSKYLMELECKCNQMDLALQRAMEDSDSLHQRYNEEMRNMQSAAREHSRRIVQETDQLRKHLDEKERAIKRRSKQLSEIVAQTDMERRKLENERKKNDGQNDSLNMARIEQEKANEGVRILVEKHKKEKEAALNKILMLEEQLDEKQKLELDIEQLRGKLEVVKHMEGEGVDVKKRTEELTKQLDERMDAMEHMDELNQTLIIKERMTNDELQDAKKELIKGLADLLNPRSIIGIKRMGELDEKAFLNACKERYGAEAETKALELCSLWQDNLRDANWHPFKVVATGETHKQIIDEGDEKLVGLKEQLGEEVYKAVTTALLEINEYNPSGSYVVSELWNNKENKKASMGEVVDHILKQWKLQKRKR; encoded by the exons ATGGCTTTTGCTGCTGGTTCCCAGTCTCGACACGTCGCTGCAGCTAGCTTGGCGAGACGTGCCTGCGCAGCTGCCCGGAAGGCAGAAATAGAGGCTAGCTGCGTGTACTACGATTACAACATATATATGCAGTTTGTTCCTCGTGTATGCCCGTTCTGCCCCGGGAAGAAGAAGCAGGATTACCGTTACAATGAGCTGCTTCAGCATGCCATTGGGGTGGGTGCATCCAACCGCGCTGCCAAGGTGAAGGCAAACCACCAGGCCCTGGCCAAACTTCTCAAGACTGATCATGCTGATGCGGCAGGCTCATTGCCAGCGCGACAAGCCGAAGCACTGTTTAACCCCCCTAAGCCTGTGCAAGATCAGGAGCTGTATGTTTATCCCTGGATGGGCATCCTCGCCAATGTTCCAGCAGAGCAAACAGAGAAAGATGGAGCTACTGTGATGCAGCAGCTAGATCGTTTCAAACCCTCGCGGATTAATGCTGTGGATTCTTCCAATGGGTACACTGGGTTTGTGGTTGTTCACTTTGAGAAGGATTGGATTGGGTTTAAGGATGCCCTGGCATTCCATAACTACTACAAATCCCGTCATCTGGGTAAAATGGATTGGAATGAGGCAGGTCGGCGGGGAAAGTATATTTTTGGTTGGCTGGCAAAACAAGGGGATTACAATTCAGATGATCCAGTTGCTAGGTTCTTGTCAGAAAGAGGTGAACTGAAGACAGTGTCGGAACTGCAACTTGAGGTGTCCCGGAAGACTGAGACTCTCATAACTAATTTGACAAACCAGATTAGTGCTAAGAGCAAGTATTTAATGGAACTTGAGTGCAAGTGTAATCAGATGGATCTCGCTCTTCAAAGGGCCATGGAAGACAGTGACTCACTGCACCAACGCTACAATGAAG AAATGCGAAATATGCAGTCTGCTGCCCGTGAACATTCGcggagaattgttcaagagacTGATCAGCTGAGAAAGCATTTGGATGAGAAAGAGCGTGCCATCAAAAGGAGATCCAAGCAACTAAGTGAAATTGTTGCTCAAACTGACATGGAAAGAAGAAAACTGGAGAATGAGAGGAAAAAG AATGATGGTCAAAATGATTCCCTCAACATGGCCAGAATTGAGCAAGAGAAAGCCAATGAAGGTGTGCGAATTCTTGTTGAGAAACATAAG AAAGAGAAGGAAGCTGCTTTGAACAAAATCCTGATGTTAGAGGAGCAGCtcgatgagaagcaaaagcttgagCTGGACATAGAACAACTTAGAGGCAAACTGGAGGTGGTGAAACACATGGAAGGAGAGGGTGTTGATGTGAAGAAACGCACTGAAGAGCTGACTAAGCAACTAGATGAAAGAATGGATGCCATGGAGCACATGGATGAGCTAAATCAAACTCTGATCATCAAGGAGAGGATGACTAATGATGAACTGCAAGATGCAAAGAAAGAGCTGATTAAG GGCTTGGCTGATTTGTTAAACCCTCGTAGCATCATTGGAATCAAGAGGATGGGTGAACTGGATGAGAAGGCGTTTCTTAATGCTTGCAAGGAAAGGTATGGCGCAGAGGCCGAAACAAAGGCTCTTGAACTCTGCTCCCTGTGGCAAGATAATCTTAGGGACGCTAATTGGCATCCTTTCAAGGTGGTGGCCACCGGTGAAACGCACAAG CAAATCATCGATGAAGGCGATGAGAAGCTGGTGGGCTTGAAGGAGCAGCTCGGAGAAGAGGTCTACAAGGCTGTGACCACGGCACTGCTGGAGATCAACGAGTACAACCCCAGCGGCAGCTACGTGGTGTCTGAGCTCTGGAACAACAAGGAGAACAAAAAGGCCAGCATGGGGGAAGTCGTGGACCACATCCTGAAGCAGTGGAAGCTGCAGAAACGGAAGAGGTGA